One Deinococcus yavapaiensis KR-236 DNA segment encodes these proteins:
- a CDS encoding response regulator transcription factor: MLDDAPTVFLVDDDDAVRDALATLLGTVGLSVRDFASPAAFLSAFDASAFGCLILDVRMPHVSGLELQARLSADGVDLPVIVVTGHGDIDLCRRAFKQGAVEFLTKPIDEHDLLDAVQRAVRQHAEVRQRHTTAASARARLARLTDREADVLRLLVDGASNKEAARSLGISARTIETHRASLFEKLGANSVAELVRMYLASREGP, encoded by the coding sequence GTGCTTGACGACGCGCCGACCGTGTTCCTCGTGGACGACGACGACGCGGTGCGCGACGCGCTCGCCACGCTGCTCGGCACGGTCGGGTTGAGCGTGCGTGACTTCGCGAGTCCGGCCGCGTTCCTCTCGGCCTTCGACGCGTCGGCCTTCGGCTGCCTCATCCTCGACGTGCGCATGCCGCACGTGAGCGGCCTGGAGTTGCAAGCTCGACTGAGCGCCGACGGCGTGGACCTTCCTGTCATCGTCGTGACCGGGCACGGTGACATCGACTTGTGCCGGCGAGCGTTCAAGCAGGGCGCGGTGGAGTTCCTGACGAAACCGATCGACGAGCACGACCTGCTCGACGCGGTGCAGCGCGCGGTGCGGCAGCACGCGGAGGTGCGCCAGCGGCACACCACGGCGGCCTCGGCGCGCGCGCGACTCGCGCGGCTCACGGACCGCGAAGCGGACGTGCTGCGCTTGCTCGTCGACGGCGCGAGCAACAAGGAAGCCGCTCGCTCGCTCGGCATCTCGGCGCGCACGATCGAAACGCACCGCGCGAGTCTCTTCGAGAAGCTCGGCGCGAACTCCGTGGCGGAACTCGTGAGGATGTACCTCGCGAGTCGCGAAGGTCCGTAA
- a CDS encoding sensor histidine kinase, whose protein sequence is MDVSQVVESALTLTASDFAQANVEVSVDTHATPLTVHVDPVHLEQVLLNLLRNALDAGGASVEVRTALQTGLVAIEVRDTGPGLPDDVRARLFSPFTTTKPGGLGLGLSLSHSLVEGMHGTLSGENRPEGGATFTVTLPLATRAVEAAGA, encoded by the coding sequence GTGGACGTCAGCCAAGTCGTCGAGAGCGCCTTGACCCTCACCGCGAGCGACTTCGCGCAAGCGAATGTCGAGGTGAGCGTCGACACGCACGCCACGCCGCTCACCGTGCACGTCGACCCCGTGCATCTCGAGCAGGTGCTGCTGAACTTGCTGCGCAACGCCCTCGACGCCGGTGGCGCGAGCGTCGAAGTGCGGACGGCCCTGCAAACCGGGCTCGTGGCGATCGAGGTGCGCGATACCGGACCCGGCTTGCCCGACGACGTCCGCGCGCGGTTGTTCTCGCCCTTCACAACGACGAAGCCGGGCGGTCTCGGCCTCGGCTTGTCCTTGTCGCACTCGCTCGTGGAAGGCATGCACGGCACGCTGTCAGGCGAGAACCGACCCGAAGGCGGCGCGACGTTCACCGTGACGCTTCCGCTTGCGACTCGCGCCGTGGAGGCCGCCGGTGCTTGA